The following coding sequences are from one Lolium rigidum isolate FL_2022 chromosome 6, APGP_CSIRO_Lrig_0.1, whole genome shotgun sequence window:
- the LOC124666009 gene encoding auxin-responsive protein IAA3-like: MSPPLELDYIGLSAAAGGRADDDLKGTELRLGLPGCESPDRRPAAAATTLELLPTKGAKRGFSDEVVPPAPAAAGGKGKDKSGDEKDKKVAAPPQPAAKAQVVGWPPIRSYRKNTMATTTNQLKSSKEDSDAKQGQEFLYVKVSMDGAPYLRKVDLKTYKNYKELSVGLEKMFSGFSTGKDGVSENKKDGEYVLTYEDKDGDWMLVGDVPWEMFTESCRRLRVMKGSDAVGLAAPRAADKSKIKN, from the exons ATGTCGCCGCCTCTCGAGCTCGACTACATAGGCCTctcggccgccgccggcggccgcgcggaCGACGACCTCAAGGGCACCGAGCTCCGTCTCGGACTTCCCGGCTGCGAGTCGCCCGACCGccgtccagccgccgccgccaccaccctggAGCTTCTGCCCACCAAGGGCGCCAAGCGAGGGTTCTCCGACGAGGTCGTGCCGCCtgcgccggctgccgccggcgGGAAGGGCAAGGACAAGTCCGGGGATGAGAAGGACAAGAAGGTCGCCGCACCGCCGCAGCCTGCTGCCAA GGCTCAGGTGGTAGGATGGCCACCAATCCGCAGCTACCGCAAGAACACCATGGCAACCACCACCAACCAGCTGAAGAGCAGCAAGGAAGATTCTGACGCCAAGCAGGGGCAAGAGTTTCTGTATGTCAAGGTCAGCATGGATGGTGCGCCTTATCTGAGGAAGGTTGACCTCAAGACATACAAGAACTACAAGGAACTTTCTGTGGGGCTTGAGAAAATGTTTAGTGGCTTCAGTACTG GGAAGGATGGTGTATCTGAGAACAAAAAGGATGGTGAATATGTTCTGACTTACGAAGACAAGGATGGAGACTGGATGCTGGTTGGTGACGTCCCGTGGGA GATGTTCACCGAGTCCTGCCGAAGGCTCAGGGTCATGAAAGGTTCAGATGCAGTCGGACTTG CGGCTCCAAGGGCAGCTGATAAGTCCAAGATTAAGAACTAA